In Sphingomonas profundi, the sequence CCTGCTGTTCGCCGGCGTGCTGCTGGAAGGCGGCATCATCGGCTACGACACGAACACGCTGACCGGCGGGCTGGGGGCGAGCTTTCTCGGCATCGGCGCGCACACCGAGTATCAGCAGCATACCGCCACCGTCTATCTCCGCGCCGTGTCGGTGCGCACCGGCGAGGTGCTGACCTCGATCACCACGTCCAAGACGATCGCGTCCTACGGCATCAGCGCCAGCGCCTTCCGCTACGTGGCGTTCAAGGAGCTGCTGGAGGCGGAAGGCGGCATCACCACCAACGAGCCCGGCACCATCGCGCTTCAGCAGGCGATCGAGAAGGCCGTCTACGGCTTGGTCATGGAAGGCGTGGAGCTGAAGCTGTGGGATTTCGCCAGCCCGGCGACCGGCCAGCCCTTCCTGCTGAAATACCGGCAGGAGCGGGACGGGAAATATCCGCAGGAAGCCGTGGCCGCGGCGATGCGGCGATCGCGGCTGGCACCGAAGGCAAGACAGGTTCGCAACGAGACGCGCGGCGGCGAGGACGGCCCGGTGCCGCAGCCGCCGCGCCGGAACGGCGGCTGATCGCCGGCGCGGCCGGCGACGGACATGGGATCAGGAGGGGCGGCGTGTCAGCGCCGTCCCTCCCGAACAACACCTCCGCAGAGAGGTGATCGTCCGGGGCGGGTCGCCCCGGACGATGGGCACATGCGAACAACTCCGCTCCACCCCCGCAGGCAATTGCGGCTGGGGCACAACAGAGGACCTCTTCATGAAACGCATCATTCTCGGTTCGGTTTCGTCGCTGGCGCTCATGCTGTCGGCAGGTACGGCGATGGCGCAGAGCAGCGGCAACACCGCCACGATCAACCAGCAGGGCGCATCACAGTCCGCAACGACTGATCAGACCGCGGCGCGCCTGTCCACGGCGACGACCACGCAGTCGGGCGCCAGCAACTCGGCCGGCACCACCCAGGCCGGCGGCGACAGCCTGTCCGTGATCACGCAGAGCGCGACCGGCAACGGCGCGACCGCCACCGTCAACCAGAACCGCTCGCAGACCCTGTTCCCGCGCCAGAACAACGATAACGGGCCGAGCAACTCCTCGCGGATCACGCAGGATGCCGCAGCCGAGGATGCGAGCGCCAGCCTGACACAGATGGGCGAGCTCAACCAGTCGACCATCAGCCAGAGCGGCGGCGCGACCGCCACCACCTCGCAGACCGGCATCGCGAACGAATCGACGACGCGGCAGACCGCCGACGGTGCCAGCGCCACCGTGATCCAGGCCGGCGATCCGGCGGCGGGCGGCCCGGGCGTGGGCTTCGGCGACAACCGCTCCCGCGTGACGCAGAATGCCGCCGCGAGCGCCTTCGTGTCGCAGACCAACACCAACGTGCCCGACGGCTCGCCGACCAACGAGTCGACGATCATGCAGAGCGGCGACGGTTCGCAGGCCATCACGCTGCAGAGCGGCGACAACAATGTCGCCGACGTGACGCAGGACGGGGAGGACAATTACTCTCTCGTCGATCAGCTCTCCAATGGATCGAGCGCGACCGTTGTGCAGAGCAGCGACGAGAACGTCTCGCTGATCACCCAGCGCGGCACGGGCACGGCCTCCGTTACGCAAAGCGGCGGCAACACCCTCGGCAGCTTCGGCGGGCGCAACAACAATGTCGCGGTCGTCGATCAGCGGGCGAACGCACAGGGTGCCGAGGCCAACCTTACCCAGGATGGCGAGCTGAACCTCGCGACGGTGACGCAGAACGGGCTGCGCACCAAGGCCACCGTCTCGCAGCAGGGCATCTACAACACCGCCGGCGTGACGCAGACCGGCCAGGATGCGACCGCCACCGTCACCCAGGGTGGTATTGCCGGCGGCGCCTATGGCGACAACGTGGCCTCGGTGAACCAGAGCGGGGCGAACACCACCGCCACCGTTAACCAGCAGGGCGGCCCGGCCTCGATCGGCCCGCGCTTCACCAACATCGCCACCGTCGATCAGAGCGGCGGCGGCAGCCTCGCCTCGGTTGCCCAGACCGGCGCCGGTCAGGGCGCCAACATCAGCCAGTCGGCGACCTCGTCGGATGCCTATGTGCTGCAGATCGGCGGTTCGGCGCCGGGCACGGCGGCGGACAACAATGCCGGCATCACGCAATCGGGCAACGAACAGCTCGCCGGCATCGGCCAGGGGGGCACCGGCAACACCGGCAGCATCAACCAGAGCGGCAACCGCAACGCGGCCGGCATCGGTCAGGCGCAGGCCACCGTCGGCAATCCCGAGGCGGTGCTGATGGGCAATCTCAGCAGCGTGAGCGCCACCGGCTTTGCCAGCGACAACAATGCGGGCATCACGCAGAGCGGCGACGACAACCGCACGCTGGTGCTGCAGAGCGGCGACGGCAACACCGCCGGCGTGACCCAGGGCGGCACCAACAACCTCGTCCTCGTCACCCAGTCCGGCACAACCGGGCAGGCCTATGTCACCCAGGGCGGCACGAACAACGATGCGCTGGTGAACCAGTCCGGCACCGACGGGCAGGCCTATGTCAACCAGGGCGGCACGAGCAACGATGCGCTGGTGAACCAGGGCGGCACCGGCAACTACGCCGCCATCACCCAGTAAGGCCATGTCCGCGGCTCCCCCCCTTGGCCGGGGCGGGGCCGCGGCAGGTCGTTGCGACCGAACTGCCGTTCCCGACCATCCCGATCGTGAACGAACGAGAGACAAGGACAAGACCATGAAGCGTCTCATACTCGCATCCGCTTCCGCCACCGCCCTGTTCGCGGCGAGCCCCGCGCTCGCGGCGAGCTCGACGAGCACGATCAACCAGAACGGCACCTCGAACAGCGCCACGGCCGACCAGACCGGATCATCGAGCGACAGCAACTCGACGATCAGCCAGAACATCGCCGACACGAGCGGCGGCAACAACAGCGCCAGCGTCACGCAGAGCGACGTCGGCGTCGTCTACCACCCGGCCAACACCTCCACCGTGAAGCAGGAGGGCACCGGCAACGCCGCGACGGTGCTGCAGACCCAACGCATCGGCGCCTATTACAACTCGTCGTCGATCACCCAGATCGGCCAGGGCGCCGGCGCGGGCGGCGGCAGCGTGGCGGACGTGGCGCAATATGGCCACAACGATTCCACCGTGGACCAGTCCGGTATCCGCGCGACCGCGATCGTGCGGCAGGGCCTGAACGGCCAGCCGGTCGGCGGCAACACCTCGCTCGTCTCGCAGGACGATGACGACAGCGTGTTCGTCGGCCAGAACGCCGTCGCGCCGCCGACTGTCGCGGGCAATTACGGCGGCAACAGCTCGGTCGTCATCCAGGGCCGCGGCGGCAACGCCGGCAATGTCGAGCAGAGCGGGCTCTTCGCCATCTCCACCCTGACGCAGTCGGGCGGGGCGTCGGCCGGCATCGTCCAGCACGGTGCGTTCAACGAGAGCGGCGTCTTCCAGATCGGTGACGGCGCCGCCGCGCAGGTGACGCAGACCGGCACCCGCAACCTGGCGGCGGTGGCCCAGAATGGCGACGGCAACTTCGCCGGCGTCTCGCAGAGCGGCACCGAAGGCACGGTACGCGTACTCCAGATCGGCGCCGACCAGACCGCCGGCGTCACCCAGAACACCACCGGAGACTCCAGCAGCCTCGTCGCCCAGCTGAACGGACCCGACAATATCGCCGGGATCGACCAGAGGGGCGACGACGTCCTCGCCGGCATCGTCCAGCTCGGCGGCGACAACACCGCCATGCTGACCCAGAACGCGCAGAGCAGCGCCGCCGGCATCGCCCAGATCGGCGCGTCGAACGTCGCCTCCGTCCAGCAGACGGGCGCGGCGAACATGGCCGGCGCCGGCCAATATGGCAGCGGCAACCGGGCCGGGCTGACGCAGAGCGGCACCGCCAACGCCGCCGGCGTGGTGCAGGCCGACGTGTTCGTCGTCGATCTGGCGGCTGCCCTCAACGGCGACTTCCAGCCGCTGCTGGCCAATGCCCGGCAGGCCTACGACAATCAGGCCACCGTGGTGCAGGGCGGCACCAGCAACGAGCTGCTGGCGCTGCAGAAGGGCAGCGACAATCTGGCGAGCCTGACGCAGACCGGCATCAACGGCTTCGTCTCCGTCATCCAGGGCGGCACCGACGGGTTCGCGCTGGTGAGCCAGGCCGGCACGGACAATCAGGCCCGCATCCTTCAGGGCGGATCGCTGAACGTGGCGGCGATCTACCAGTAAGGCCGTCGCGGCCGGCTTCGGTGGAGCCGGCCGCATCCGCCCCGGGGGCACGAGAGGATCGAGGAAGATGACGCGTTCGCTGGGATTTCTGATCGCCTTGGCCGGTATCGGCGCGATCGGGGCCGCCTGCCCGGCCGGGGCGGCGGCGGGCGGCGGCAGCGCCTATGTCGACCAGATCGGCGACGGCCATGTCGCGCGGATCGTCCAGTCCGGCGGGCAGGCGGTGGCCGAGATCCGCCAGGAGGGCGATCGCAACGAGGCGAACGTGACGCAGGCCGGCGCCGCCCACGCGACCTTGCACCAGGCCGGCACGCTGAACCGGGCGGAGGCGAACCAGTCGGGCAGTGCCGTGCTGCTGCTGAGCCAGTCCGGCATCGCCAACGTCGCCCGCGCCAGCCAGACCGCCGGCGACGCCGCGAGCTACGCGGCGATGCGCCAGACGGGCAGCGGCAACGCCATGACGCTGGCGCAGAACGGCGCGGCCAACCAGGCGACGCTGAGCCAGGCCGGTGACGGCAACGCCATGACCGCCACGCAGAACGGGGCGGGCAACATGCTCGTCTGGAACCAGATCGGCAGCAACCTCGCCGATCTTGGCATCGTGCAGAGCGGGCAGCAGCAGATGACCGTCACGCAGACGGCGGCCGGCCGGTGACCGGCTGGTGGGCCGCCGCGGCGCTCGCCGGGGCGGCCGTGCCCGCAGCGGAATCGCCGCAGGCGATTCCGCAGATCGCGCCGGCGGCCGCCCCGGCCGAGGATGCGCGATCGAGCCAGATCGGCACCGCCACCCGCGACGTTTCGGGCTCCGCCGATCCCGCCGCGCGCACCGCTCTGCCGCCGCCGCAGCTCGCCGCCCCGCGCGACGCGGCGGCGCCCGCAGCTGGTGCGCGAGACGCGCACGGCGCGCGGATCGACCCAGCTGAGCAGCGGTCGGCCGAGCGCGCAGCCGCCCGCGCCGCTCTCCCGCCCGGCGGACGGGCGCACCGGCGCCGTCGCCCGGGTGTACGGGCGCGATCGCTGCGATCCGGCGACCGGCGCGAAGACGGCCGCATGCCGCACCGTGATCGAGACGCGCAGCGCCAGCTTCCCGCCGCCGGACGCCGAGCCGCTCTCGGCGGAGCAGCGGTTGCTGGTGGAGCAGCGCGTGATCGCGCCGCGCGAGGCCGAGCGACGCGGCACCGCCGGCGACACGATCGCGCGCACGGCCGAGCGCCGGATCGCGCCGGCGGGCGCCGATGCGGATGCGGCGGCGATGCAGGGCCTCGCCTCCGTCGTGCTCGGCACCGCCACTCCGCCGCCGCCGAAGGCGGACGATCCCGTCCAGGGCCTCACGCCCGAGCAGGCCGCCGCCGCCACCAGCGTGCTGGGCGCCATCCAGGGCACGTCGCCGTGACGGCGCTGCTGCTCGCCGCGCTGGCCGCCAGCCAGCCCGCGCCGCCGATCACCCTGATCGTGCTGCACGAGAAGGACATGCTGCGGCTGAACGTCGTCGGCCTCTCCCCGGCCAGCTATCGCGCCCGCTACACGCTGGAGGTGGCCGGGCAGGGGCCTTCGGGCGTGAACCGGACGAGCCAGAGCGGCGCCGCGACCCTGACGCCGGGCAAGCCGGCGACCTTGCTGAGCGTCGTGCTGGGCCGAGGCGGCGCGGGTCGCTGGACGGCGACCCTGGTCGTCACGCCCGCGGAGGGGGCGCCCTACCGCCAGCAGCGCGACTCGGCGGAATCGCAACCATAGGTGCGATCCGGCTGGCGGTGCCCTTGTCCGCTGCTCTCGTCTGTCCGGCGTAACGAACGCGCCGGTCGCCGTTGAGTGGGGAGCAGACCCGCTCTGCCGTGACCGCTCAGTCGGCGCGCCAATGCTGCCGGCCGGCCCAGCTCTCCAGATCCACCGGATCGCGGCCCATCAGGTCGCGTGCGGCGGCGGGATCGCAGGCGAGCGGGGAGGAGGGCTGGGCGTTGTACCAGGCGTAGAGCCGGGCCATGCCGTCATAGACGCTCGCCGGCCTGACCTCGCGCGAGCCGGTGACGAGGGCCGACATGTCGGCGGCAAAGGTCTCCGGCGGCAGGCTGCGGAACGCGACGGGGCGGCCGAGCGCGCGGGCGAGGCGGATCGCCGTCTCCGCCCCGGCAAGCGCCTCCGGCCCGCCGATCGCGATCCGGGCATCGGTCAGCCCGTCCCGCTCCACGGCCGCCGCCATGCACGCGGCGACGTCGTCGATCGCGATCCACGAGATCGCCAGCGCGGGCGCGGCGGGATAGGCGAACACGCCGTCGCGGACGATCGCCGGCCGTGCCCACGGGCGCGTCAGATTGTCCATGAACACCATCGGGCGCAGACTGACGAAGGCGGCGCCGGCGCCGGCGAAAACCCGCTCGATCGCGCGCCGCCCGTCATGCCCGGCCACGCCCAGGTCGCGGTCGGCCACGAAGCAGCTTGTGTTGAACACGATGCGGCCGATGCCGGCGGCCTGCGCCGCTTCGGCGATCGCCCGCGCCATCGCCTCGGCCCGCGCGACATCGTGGACGAACGGCAGGTGCAGCGCCAGCGCGTCATGCCCCGCCATCGCCGCCGCCATCCCGCCCGCGTCGCCGATGTCGGCGGCGGCGAGGGGCACGCCGAGGTCGGCGGCCCTCGCCGATGCCGGATCGCGCACGCCGGCCGTCACCCGGTGGCCGCGGGCGCGCAGCGCGGCGATCAGCGGCCGCCCCTGGTCGCCGGTGCCGCCCAGCACGAAGACCCGCCGGGCGGCGGCGGCCGCCGCCATCAGTAGGTGAAGCCGAGCTCGACGCCGAAGGTGCGCCCCACCTCGCGGCTGCCGAACGAGAACGGCCCCGTGATGACCTTGCGATAGAGCCGGCCATCCTTGTGGAAGGCGTTCTGGGCGAACACCGAGAGCTTGGCCTTGCTGCGCGCGCCGACGCTCAGCTCGTAGCCGATCGAGGCGTCGAACGTGCCGTAATTGTCGATGAAGTCCCGGTTCAGGCCCAGCGTGTCCTTCACGATCGCGGTGGCGAACTTGTCGGTCCACTTGTAGTTGGCGTTCGCCAGCAGCGTGTTGTCGCCGATCGGGATCGTCGCCTCGCCACCGATGCTGGTGGACCATTCCGGCGCGTAGCGCAGGTTGCGGAGCGCGCGGATATCGACGCCGCCCTGGATGAAACTGTCATATTTGGCGTCGAGATAGCCCGCGCTGCCACGGATGCGCAGCCAGTCCGTCATCGCCAGGTCCAGCTCCAGCTCGCCGCCGTTGATGGTCGCCTTGCCGGCATTCTCGACGAGCGTCTGGGTGACGGCCGGGTTCACCGGCGATGCGGTGATGACCTCCTCCTGCTTGTTCTTGTACTTGGTGTGGAAGCCGGTGAGGTTCAGGTGCAGGCGCCGCTCGATCAGGGTGGTGCGGATGCCGGCCTCGTAGCTGTCCACCGTCTCCGGCTCGTACGGCCCGATCGCGGTGATGACGGAGGCGCGGCTGTTCCACCCGCCGGAACGGTAGCCGCGCGACCAGCTGCCATAGATCATCACGTCGGGCGTGAAGTGATAATCGAGGATGATGCGCGGGGTGAACTTCTTGAAGGTCACGTCCGGATCGCGGCAGCTGTCGAAGGCGGGGTTGGCGGTGAGGCTCGCATCCGGGCAGCGCGCCGTAACGGCGCCGGTGGCCGGGTTGCGGAACGTGATGTGGAACGCCTTCTTCTCGATCGTGTAGCGTCCGCCGACGGTCAGCCGCAGCCCCTTGGCGAGATCGAGATAGCCCTCGGCATAGGCCGCGTAGGCATCC encodes:
- a CDS encoding CsgG/HfaB family protein, which codes for MRGGAIRGAGTALAAALLLGGCAYTRSLPTTATQPVFPKKTDIQLALNLIPPPSRPVAVAVYGFSDQTGQFKPTETTQTLSRAVTQGAGSILVKALQDAGNRQWFTIVEREQLRNLLNERQIIREMRERYLGETNVNPQALPALLFAGVLLEGGIIGYDTNTLTGGLGASFLGIGAHTEYQQHTATVYLRAVSVRTGEVLTSITTSKTIASYGISASAFRYVAFKELLEAEGGITTNEPGTIALQQAIEKAVYGLVMEGVELKLWDFASPATGQPFLLKYRQERDGKYPQEAVAAAMRRSRLAPKARQVRNETRGGEDGPVPQPPRRNGG
- a CDS encoding SDR family oxidoreductase; this translates as MAAAAAARRVFVLGGTGDQGRPLIAALRARGHRVTAGVRDPASARAADLGVPLAAADIGDAGGMAAAMAGHDALALHLPFVHDVARAEAMARAIAEAAQAAGIGRIVFNTSCFVADRDLGVAGHDGRRAIERVFAGAGAAFVSLRPMVFMDNLTRPWARPAIVRDGVFAYPAAPALAISWIAIDDVAACMAAAVERDGLTDARIAIGGPEALAGAETAIRLARALGRPVAFRSLPPETFAADMSALVTGSREVRPASVYDGMARLYAWYNAQPSSPLACDPAAARDLMGRDPVDLESWAGRQHWRAD
- a CDS encoding beta strand repeat-containing protein, with amino-acid sequence MKRIILGSVSSLALMLSAGTAMAQSSGNTATINQQGASQSATTDQTAARLSTATTTQSGASNSAGTTQAGGDSLSVITQSATGNGATATVNQNRSQTLFPRQNNDNGPSNSSRITQDAAAEDASASLTQMGELNQSTISQSGGATATTSQTGIANESTTRQTADGASATVIQAGDPAAGGPGVGFGDNRSRVTQNAAASAFVSQTNTNVPDGSPTNESTIMQSGDGSQAITLQSGDNNVADVTQDGEDNYSLVDQLSNGSSATVVQSSDENVSLITQRGTGTASVTQSGGNTLGSFGGRNNNVAVVDQRANAQGAEANLTQDGELNLATVTQNGLRTKATVSQQGIYNTAGVTQTGQDATATVTQGGIAGGAYGDNVASVNQSGANTTATVNQQGGPASIGPRFTNIATVDQSGGGSLASVAQTGAGQGANISQSATSSDAYVLQIGGSAPGTAADNNAGITQSGNEQLAGIGQGGTGNTGSINQSGNRNAAGIGQAQATVGNPEAVLMGNLSSVSATGFASDNNAGITQSGDDNRTLVLQSGDGNTAGVTQGGTNNLVLVTQSGTTGQAYVTQGGTNNDALVNQSGTDGQAYVNQGGTSNDALVNQGGTGNYAAITQ
- the csgH gene encoding curli-like amyloid fiber formation chaperone CsgH encodes the protein MTALLLAALAASQPAPPITLIVLHEKDMLRLNVVGLSPASYRARYTLEVAGQGPSGVNRTSQSGAATLTPGKPATLLSVVLGRGGAGRWTATLVVTPAEGAPYRQQRDSAESQP